Proteins from a single region of Amycolatopsis sp. CA-230715:
- the ftsW gene encoding putative lipid II flippase FtsW yields MAAPPAPRGRAARTAMTAWLSRPLASFHLLLALCGLLTVLGVIMVLSASAVSSYDAQTGSGVYAQFQKHLMFVAIGAVACWVGLRVPLRRIRRLSPSLMLVCLAALVLVLTPLGASADGAQRWFSLGPFSVQPVELAKVALTLWGAHILVLKADVLHHWRHLLVPVVPVALVLVALVMAQPNLSGTITLGVVVLALLWFAGAPKRLFVVLFLAGGAGVLTLALTAEYRLARVLSFLSPDPDGAGSSYQATQAQYALADGGLFGVGLGSGQSKWQYLPNVHNDFIFALIGEELGFVGCVVVLALFGGLAVVGLRIATRNTDPWIRMVAGTSTVFLTVQAAINVGYVVGLLPVTGVTLPLVSYGGTSLVVTMLLVGILANAARHEPDAVGALRSTGPGRLGRLLRLPAPEPYRPRARRTVLTGRRRDRRQQEVQGRGERRFR; encoded by the coding sequence ATGGCCGCCCCTCCTGCCCCGCGCGGACGAGCGGCGCGCACGGCGATGACCGCCTGGCTGTCCAGGCCGCTGGCTTCGTTCCACCTGCTGCTCGCGCTCTGCGGGCTGCTCACCGTGCTCGGCGTGATCATGGTGCTGTCCGCGTCCGCGGTGTCCTCCTACGACGCGCAGACCGGGTCCGGGGTGTACGCGCAGTTCCAGAAGCACCTGATGTTCGTGGCGATCGGCGCGGTGGCGTGCTGGGTCGGCCTGCGGGTGCCGCTGCGCCGGATCAGGCGGCTTTCGCCGTCGCTGATGCTGGTGTGCCTCGCCGCGCTGGTGCTGGTGCTCACCCCGCTGGGCGCGAGCGCGGACGGCGCGCAGCGGTGGTTTTCCCTCGGCCCGTTCTCGGTGCAGCCGGTCGAGCTGGCCAAGGTCGCGCTCACCCTGTGGGGCGCGCACATCCTCGTGCTCAAGGCCGACGTGCTGCACCACTGGCGGCACCTGCTGGTCCCGGTCGTGCCGGTGGCGCTCGTGCTGGTCGCGCTCGTGATGGCCCAGCCCAACCTCAGCGGCACGATCACGCTCGGCGTGGTCGTGCTGGCGCTGCTGTGGTTCGCCGGCGCCCCGAAACGGCTGTTCGTGGTGCTCTTCCTCGCCGGTGGCGCCGGTGTGCTGACGCTGGCGCTGACCGCGGAGTACCGGCTCGCGCGCGTGCTGTCCTTCCTCTCCCCCGACCCCGACGGCGCGGGCAGTTCCTACCAGGCGACGCAGGCGCAGTACGCGCTCGCCGACGGGGGCCTGTTCGGCGTCGGCCTCGGGTCGGGGCAGTCGAAGTGGCAGTACCTGCCCAACGTGCACAACGACTTCATCTTCGCGCTCATCGGCGAGGAGCTCGGCTTCGTCGGCTGCGTCGTCGTGCTCGCCCTGTTCGGCGGGCTGGCGGTCGTCGGCCTCCGCATCGCCACCCGGAACACCGACCCGTGGATCCGGATGGTCGCGGGCACCTCGACGGTGTTCCTCACCGTCCAGGCCGCGATCAACGTCGGCTACGTCGTCGGCCTGCTGCCGGTGACCGGCGTGACGCTGCCGCTGGTCTCCTACGGCGGGACTTCGCTGGTGGTCACCATGCTGCTGGTCGGAATCCTCGCGAACGCCGCGCGCCACGAACCCGACGCCGTCGGCGCGCTGCGCTCGACCGGCCCCGGCAGGCTCGGCCGCCTGCTCCGGCTGCCCGCGCCGGAGCCGTACCGCCCGAGGGCCCGCCGGACGGTGCTAACCGGCCGACGCCGCGATCGACGCCAGCAGGAGGTCCAAGGTCGCGGAGAACGGCGTTTCCGGTAG
- a CDS encoding TIGR03618 family F420-dependent PPOX class oxidoreductase has product MSLDKTFVVTGGTDGIGKALALDRLARGDRVVVIGRDRAKGNAVLAAAGALGAAERARFVLADLSLVSETRRAIDEIRAEFAHVDALVLCARHYRSTRALTAEGFEHTFALYYLSRFVLSYEMLDLLGAAERPVIVNVAGPGSGTGAIRWDGLGTEPRFDASRVLAQGGQLNDLLGIEFARRRTAPKVRYVLVHPGVVNTAFSGEYDTATAAAIEAMRAHAKPVGEAIGPILGVLAEPPGKPLTALASGRELDVRGPEFDEDAAARLFAETTRLLGGVATAEPGVSPARLRRVLDSPVFGTVATLQPDGRPHQSVVWVDRDGDDVLFFVAEGSRKERNLRRDPRVSVLVSPSDAPYTYAAIHGTATLGTEGTEELRDRLAVKYTGKSYRDHNKEAAARYGAVPIVTVRVHPDKVVGRL; this is encoded by the coding sequence ATGAGTCTAGATAAGACGTTCGTGGTGACGGGCGGGACGGACGGCATCGGGAAGGCGCTGGCGCTCGACCGGCTCGCCCGCGGTGACCGCGTCGTGGTGATCGGGCGCGACCGGGCGAAGGGCAATGCCGTCCTCGCCGCCGCGGGCGCGCTCGGAGCCGCGGAACGCGCGCGTTTCGTCCTCGCCGATCTGAGCCTCGTTTCCGAGACCAGGAGGGCGATCGACGAGATCCGCGCGGAGTTCGCACACGTCGACGCGCTCGTGCTGTGCGCGCGCCACTACCGCTCGACCCGGGCGCTCACCGCCGAAGGGTTCGAGCACACCTTCGCCCTGTACTACCTGAGCCGGTTCGTGCTGAGCTACGAAATGCTCGACCTCCTCGGCGCGGCGGAGCGGCCGGTGATCGTCAACGTCGCCGGTCCCGGCAGCGGGACCGGCGCGATCCGCTGGGACGGCTTGGGCACCGAGCCCCGCTTCGACGCCTCGCGCGTGCTCGCACAGGGCGGTCAGCTCAACGACCTGCTCGGGATCGAGTTCGCGCGGCGGCGGACGGCGCCGAAGGTGCGCTACGTGCTGGTCCACCCCGGCGTCGTGAACACGGCTTTCTCGGGGGAGTACGACACCGCGACCGCCGCGGCGATCGAAGCGATGCGCGCACACGCGAAACCGGTCGGGGAGGCGATCGGGCCGATCCTCGGCGTGCTGGCCGAGCCGCCGGGAAAACCGTTGACCGCCCTCGCTTCCGGTCGCGAACTCGACGTGCGGGGACCGGAGTTCGACGAGGACGCGGCGGCGCGCCTGTTCGCCGAAACCACCCGGCTGCTGGGCGGGGTGGCCACCGCGGAACCGGGGGTGTCACCGGCGCGGCTGCGGCGGGTGCTCGACTCCCCGGTGTTCGGCACGGTCGCCACGCTCCAGCCGGACGGCAGGCCGCACCAGTCCGTGGTATGGGTGGACCGCGACGGCGACGACGTGCTGTTCTTCGTGGCCGAGGGCAGCCGCAAGGAGCGCAACCTCCGCCGTGACCCCCGGGTCAGCGTGCTGGTCAGCCCGTCCGACGCGCCGTACACGTACGCGGCGATCCACGGCACCGCGACACTGGGGACCGAAGGCACCGAAGAACTGCGCGACCGCCTCGCGGTGAAGTACACCGGGAAGTCCTATCGCGACCACAACAAGGAGGCGGCGGCCCGCTACGGCGCGGTGCCGATCGTGACGGTGCGGGTCCACCCGGACAAGGTGGTCGGCAGGCTGTGA
- a CDS encoding TetR/AcrR family transcriptional regulator — protein MTRVPRHRTRRRPTRGGQVLSEELIVDTAVRLIELHGTEGLSMRRLGAALGADATAVYGYFADKHQLVLAVADELIGRTFAGFAPSGDWLADLRAIAERVYRANRAHPRAALLVTSRVTGRRHEVAAVELILGILRGAGFDRATAVRHYHCLISTVLAFAALDSAVSIGDPGEEATWREVYQKLPAREYPAIADTAGELVAQLPETPFSATLDLLLASIAASAG, from the coding sequence GTGACCCGAGTGCCGAGGCACCGGACCCGCCGCCGTCCCACCCGCGGTGGCCAGGTGCTTTCCGAAGAGCTGATCGTGGACACCGCGGTGCGGCTGATCGAGCTGCACGGGACCGAAGGGCTGTCGATGCGGCGCCTCGGCGCGGCGCTCGGCGCGGACGCCACCGCCGTCTACGGCTACTTCGCGGACAAGCACCAGCTCGTGCTCGCGGTCGCCGACGAGCTGATCGGCCGGACCTTCGCCGGGTTCGCACCGAGCGGGGACTGGCTGGCCGATCTGCGCGCGATCGCGGAACGGGTGTACCGGGCGAACCGGGCGCATCCGCGAGCGGCACTGCTCGTCACGTCGCGAGTGACCGGGCGGCGGCACGAGGTGGCGGCGGTGGAGCTGATCCTCGGCATCCTGCGCGGCGCGGGGTTCGACCGGGCCACCGCGGTGCGCCACTACCACTGCCTGATCAGCACCGTGCTCGCCTTCGCCGCGCTGGACTCCGCGGTGTCGATCGGCGACCCCGGCGAGGAGGCGACCTGGCGCGAGGTGTACCAGAAGCTGCCTGCCCGCGAGTACCCGGCGATCGCGGACACCGCGGGCGAACTCGTCGCGCAGCTACCGGAAACGCCGTTCTCCGCGACCTTGGACCTCCTGCTGGCGTCGATCGCGGCGTCGGCCGGTTAG
- a CDS encoding helix-turn-helix transcriptional regulator yields MTEPPAVSAVAALGEPTRRRLYDYVARQAAPVGRDEVAAATGVPRPTVAFHLDKLVGECLLEVTYERRTGRSGPGAGRPAKLYRRSSRQVTVSLPDRHYDLAAHLLASALETADESGRAPKSVLAEQAGALGHQLGEAALRTARGAEAVRCVLEEYGFEPRAEDGDVVLGNCPFHRLAQSHAELVCGMTLSLLEGVLDGIGARGVRAALAPAPGHCCVRLERSGNA; encoded by the coding sequence ATGACAGAACCCCCGGCCGTCTCGGCGGTGGCGGCGCTCGGCGAACCCACGCGCAGGCGGCTCTACGACTACGTGGCGCGGCAGGCGGCGCCGGTCGGGCGCGACGAGGTGGCCGCGGCGACCGGTGTGCCGCGGCCGACGGTGGCGTTCCACCTCGACAAGCTGGTCGGGGAGTGCCTGCTCGAAGTCACCTACGAGCGCCGCACCGGCCGCAGCGGGCCCGGCGCGGGGCGTCCGGCCAAGCTCTACCGGCGCTCGTCCCGCCAGGTGACGGTGTCGCTGCCGGACCGCCACTACGACCTCGCCGCGCACCTGCTGGCCTCGGCGCTCGAAACGGCGGACGAGTCGGGGCGGGCACCGAAATCGGTGCTGGCCGAGCAGGCCGGCGCGCTCGGCCACCAGCTTGGCGAGGCCGCGCTGCGCACCGCCCGCGGCGCCGAAGCCGTCCGGTGCGTACTGGAGGAGTACGGCTTCGAGCCGCGCGCCGAGGACGGCGACGTCGTACTGGGCAACTGCCCGTTCCACCGGCTGGCGCAGTCCCACGCCGAACTCGTGTGCGGAATGACCCTGAGCCTGCTCGAAGGCGTCCTTGACGGCATCGGCGCGCGAGGCGTGCGCGCCGCGCTCGCTCCGGCGCCAGGCCACTGCTGCGTCCGTCTCGAACGCAGCGGGAACGCCTAG
- a CDS encoding GTP pyrophosphokinase, whose translation MNENSRADVVVRGAPAEVIGQRLDEPVIELYRQLSRFLLVYKFAVEELLTKLRILSEEFDFVHRHDPIEHVTSRVKRPEAITAKMRRKGFDVGGADVSLDTIAEHLDDIAGVRVICPFVSDVYRVAEMLSGQHDVELLLSKDYIAEPKANGYRSLHLIVRIPVFLSSKVEHVKVEVQLRTIAMDFWATLEHKLFYKYDDQVPADFADELASTARIAAQLDERMQALHHRLR comes from the coding sequence ATGAACGAGAACTCGCGGGCCGACGTGGTGGTGCGCGGCGCGCCTGCCGAGGTGATCGGCCAGCGGCTGGACGAGCCCGTGATCGAGCTGTACCGCCAGCTGTCCCGGTTCCTGCTGGTGTACAAGTTCGCCGTCGAAGAACTGCTCACAAAGCTGCGCATCCTCAGCGAGGAATTCGACTTCGTGCACCGGCACGACCCGATCGAGCACGTCACCAGCCGGGTCAAGCGGCCGGAGGCGATCACCGCGAAGATGCGGCGCAAGGGTTTCGACGTCGGCGGTGCCGACGTGAGCCTCGACACGATCGCCGAGCACCTCGACGACATCGCCGGGGTGCGGGTGATCTGCCCGTTCGTCTCCGACGTGTACCGGGTCGCGGAAATGCTGAGCGGCCAGCACGACGTGGAACTGCTCCTGAGCAAGGACTACATCGCCGAGCCGAAGGCGAACGGGTACCGGAGCCTGCACCTGATCGTGCGCATCCCGGTGTTCCTGTCGTCGAAGGTCGAGCACGTCAAGGTCGAGGTCCAGCTCCGCACCATCGCGATGGACTTCTGGGCGACCCTGGAGCACAAGCTCTTCTACAAGTACGACGATCAGGTCCCGGCGGATTTCGCCGACGAACTCGCGTCGACCGCGAGGATCGCGGCACAACTCGACGAGCGGATGCAAGCCCTGCACCACCGATTGCGCTGA
- a CDS encoding sensor histidine kinase — MRRLVLWSRAHAWVADLPLYAVFAVLAPAPSSLVPYPVLLVPYLFLLPLPFRRKHPKSAAVLVLCGVAAGYLTEVWAHDRGRGELAAAIALCTVVRLGHRRFAALTACGIFALETFWTLRWGVGLLGYTAFLTSVPVQVAAWTLGEYGRAKETLAGEQERGAALAESERDALARAAAAEERTRIARELHDVLAHSVSVIVVNAEGAKLMRHHDPGTVGRTLDTISRTGRDALGELRRLLEVLHASEPARRPQPTVAELEGLVTKVNAGGRAVALEVEGDPGALPESAGVQAYRIVQEGLTNLLRHAPSDATGRVVVRCSPGLVLIEVTNSGGSAPPAPRLPSGGRGLAGMRQRVELFHGALDAGPTADGGYRVRASLVLDRAAA, encoded by the coding sequence GTGCGCCGACTCGTCCTGTGGTCCCGCGCCCACGCGTGGGTCGCGGATCTGCCGCTGTACGCGGTTTTCGCCGTGCTGGCACCGGCACCGAGCTCGCTGGTGCCGTATCCGGTGCTGCTCGTCCCGTACCTCTTCCTGCTGCCGCTGCCCTTCCGGCGGAAGCATCCGAAGAGCGCGGCGGTACTGGTGCTGTGCGGCGTCGCCGCAGGGTACCTCACCGAGGTCTGGGCCCACGACCGCGGCCGCGGCGAGCTGGCGGCGGCGATCGCGCTGTGCACCGTGGTCCGGCTCGGACACCGGCGGTTCGCCGCGCTGACCGCGTGCGGCATCTTCGCGCTGGAGACATTTTGGACACTGCGCTGGGGTGTCGGGCTGCTCGGCTACACCGCGTTCCTCACCTCGGTGCCGGTGCAGGTCGCGGCGTGGACGCTGGGCGAGTACGGGCGCGCCAAGGAAACCCTGGCAGGCGAACAGGAACGCGGTGCCGCGCTCGCGGAGTCCGAACGGGACGCGCTCGCCAGGGCGGCCGCCGCCGAAGAGCGCACGCGCATCGCCCGCGAGTTGCACGACGTGCTCGCCCACAGCGTGAGCGTGATCGTGGTCAACGCCGAGGGCGCCAAACTGATGCGGCACCACGACCCCGGCACCGTCGGACGCACGCTCGACACGATCAGCCGCACCGGCCGCGACGCGCTCGGCGAGCTGCGCAGGCTGCTCGAAGTGCTGCACGCGAGCGAGCCCGCGCGCCGTCCACAACCGACGGTCGCGGAGCTGGAAGGCCTGGTGACCAAGGTCAACGCGGGCGGACGGGCGGTCGCGCTGGAGGTCGAGGGCGATCCCGGCGCCCTGCCGGAAAGCGCCGGGGTGCAGGCCTACCGGATCGTCCAAGAAGGACTGACCAACCTGCTGCGGCACGCGCCGTCCGACGCGACCGGTCGGGTCGTCGTGCGCTGCTCACCCGGGCTCGTCCTGATCGAGGTGACCAACTCCGGCGGGAGCGCCCCGCCCGCGCCGCGGCTGCCCTCGGGCGGGCGAGGTCTTGCCGGGATGCGGCAACGGGTCGAGCTGTTCCACGGGGCGCTGGACGCGGGCCCGACGGCGGACGGCGGCTACCGCGTCCGCGCGAGCCTCGTCCTCGACCGGGCGGCGGCGTGA
- a CDS encoding response regulator translates to MAGVLICDDQELVRFGMRMIVASQPDLTVVGECADGAEAVEAAGRLRPEVVLMDVRMPVLDGVAATAKICAAHPEARVLVITTFDLDEYAYAALRAGASGFLVKDAPADEILVAIRGVLRGDAMVSPSVTRRLLDRYLTGDGHADRAKLGALTERETEVLGLLGKGLANSEIAASLFIGETTVKTHVGRILTKLDLRDRVHAVVFAYESGLVRPGSA, encoded by the coding sequence ATGGCGGGCGTGCTGATCTGCGACGACCAGGAACTGGTGCGGTTCGGCATGCGGATGATCGTGGCGAGCCAACCCGATCTGACCGTCGTGGGCGAATGCGCCGACGGCGCGGAGGCGGTCGAGGCGGCCGGGCGGCTACGGCCCGAGGTGGTCCTGATGGACGTGCGGATGCCGGTGCTCGACGGGGTCGCCGCGACCGCGAAGATCTGCGCGGCGCACCCGGAAGCGCGCGTGCTGGTGATCACCACCTTCGATCTCGACGAATACGCCTACGCCGCGCTTCGCGCCGGTGCCAGCGGGTTCCTAGTGAAGGACGCGCCTGCCGACGAGATACTGGTCGCGATCCGCGGCGTGCTGCGCGGCGACGCGATGGTCTCCCCCTCGGTCACCCGCCGCCTGCTCGACCGCTACCTCACCGGCGACGGCCACGCGGACCGCGCGAAGCTCGGTGCGCTCACCGAACGGGAGACCGAGGTGCTCGGCCTGCTCGGCAAGGGACTCGCGAACTCCGAGATCGCCGCCTCGCTGTTCATCGGGGAGACCACCGTGAAGACCCACGTCGGCCGCATCCTGACCAAACTGGACCTGCGGGACCGGGTGCACGCCGTGGTGTTCGCCTACGAAAGCGGGCTCGTGCGGCCGGGCTCCGCTTAG
- a CDS encoding lytic polysaccharide monooxygenase auxiliary activity family 9 protein: MKTNRKLVAALIGAAAAPVIVLVGPTGIASAHGYVNSPASRQAQCAQGVVPCGEIKYEPQSVEGPKGLRSCNGGLAQFAELNDDSKGWKATPTGTTAKFTWTFTARHRTTNYEYYIGGEKIADISGNNQQPPATVTHDVNLGGHTGHQKVLAIWNIADTGNAFYSCIDLQVG, from the coding sequence ATGAAAACGAACCGAAAGCTCGTCGCGGCGCTTATCGGTGCGGCAGCAGCCCCCGTCATCGTCCTGGTCGGCCCGACCGGTATCGCCAGTGCGCACGGTTATGTCAACTCGCCGGCCAGCAGGCAGGCGCAGTGCGCGCAGGGCGTCGTGCCGTGCGGTGAGATCAAGTACGAGCCGCAGAGCGTCGAGGGGCCGAAGGGCCTGCGCAGCTGCAACGGCGGTCTCGCCCAGTTCGCCGAGCTCAACGACGACAGCAAGGGCTGGAAGGCCACTCCCACCGGCACCACGGCGAAGTTCACCTGGACCTTCACCGCGCGCCACCGCACCACGAACTACGAGTACTACATCGGCGGCGAGAAGATCGCCGACATCAGCGGCAACAACCAGCAGCCGCCTGCCACGGTCACGCACGACGTGAACCTCGGCGGGCACACCGGGCACCAGAAGGTGCTCGCCATCTGGAACATCGCCGACACCGGTAACGCCTTCTACTCCTGCATCGACCTCCAGGTCGGCTGA
- a CDS encoding GNAT family N-acetyltransferase, translated as MDEETALRPVREDDLDMLESLTEDRAAAGEYSWFGWWDLGRFRQRWAENRMLGENQGMLLVVAGEERLGFVSWWRRVSGPRSSCWNLGIALLPAARGRGHGTRAHRLLARYLFAHTTAHRVEASTEIANAAEQKALEKAGFLREGVTRGAIWRDGEWRDDVVYGLLRTDPLP; from the coding sequence ATGGATGAGGAAACGGCGTTGCGGCCGGTGCGCGAAGACGATCTCGACATGCTGGAGAGCCTCACCGAGGACAGGGCGGCCGCGGGGGAGTACTCGTGGTTCGGCTGGTGGGACCTCGGGCGGTTCCGGCAGCGGTGGGCGGAGAACCGGATGCTCGGCGAGAACCAAGGCATGTTGCTCGTGGTCGCCGGCGAGGAGCGGCTCGGGTTCGTTTCGTGGTGGCGGCGGGTTTCCGGGCCGCGGTCCTCCTGCTGGAACCTCGGGATCGCGCTGCTTCCCGCCGCGCGGGGCAGGGGCCACGGCACGCGCGCGCACCGCCTCCTCGCGCGCTACCTGTTCGCGCACACGACCGCGCACCGCGTCGAGGCCAGCACCGAGATCGCCAACGCGGCCGAGCAGAAAGCGCTGGAGAAGGCCGGTTTCCTCCGCGAGGGCGTGACGCGCGGAGCCATCTGGCGCGACGGCGAATGGCGCGACGACGTGGTGTACGGCCTGCTGCGGACCGACCCGCTGCCCTGA
- a CDS encoding class I SAM-dependent methyltransferase: MPIINEFLRHPMRTGAVAASSPRLAETMTTGIGLERARTVVELGPGTGVFTGAVLSRLARGARLVAVEINPRLAAELRARYAHLPVTVVEGSAEALAEHVDGPVDAVVSGLPWTAMPERLQRRILGQATRILHPEGRFTTFAYAHTAWTPPARRFLASLRASFAVLERSALVWPNLPPAFAYRAALPVAGAVIGARGERPAALGQ; the protein is encoded by the coding sequence ATGCCGATCATCAATGAGTTCCTCCGCCATCCCATGCGCACCGGTGCGGTCGCCGCGAGTTCGCCGCGGCTGGCCGAGACCATGACCACCGGGATCGGGTTGGAACGCGCCCGCACCGTCGTCGAACTCGGGCCGGGCACGGGGGTGTTCACCGGCGCCGTGCTGAGCAGGCTGGCGCGCGGAGCCCGCCTCGTCGCGGTCGAGATCAACCCGAGGCTCGCCGCCGAGCTGCGCGCCCGGTACGCGCACCTTCCCGTCACCGTCGTCGAAGGTTCCGCGGAAGCACTCGCCGAGCACGTCGACGGCCCCGTCGACGCGGTGGTGTCCGGGCTGCCCTGGACCGCCATGCCCGAGCGCCTGCAGCGCCGGATCCTCGGCCAGGCCACCAGGATCCTGCACCCGGAAGGGCGGTTCACCACCTTCGCCTACGCGCACACGGCGTGGACCCCGCCCGCGCGCCGGTTCCTCGCGTCGTTGCGCGCGAGCTTCGCGGTGCTCGAACGCAGCGCGCTGGTCTGGCCGAACCTGCCGCCCGCCTTCGCTTACCGCGCCGCGCTGCCGGTCGCCGGTGCCGTGATCGGAGCACGCGGTGAACGCCCTGCTGCACTGGGTCAGTGA
- a CDS encoding DedA family protein gives MNALLHWVSELPAPLVYLVAAVIVVSETALLPGIVFPTLSTLLLLGFLAQRGVVNLWLAMADVAAAAVLGDQLAYLEGRRWGPRLRETGVGRRFGEARWERLETAVARYGLPAVMAGRCVAGVRTIMPRVAGSAAMPHRRFTLGSAMAVVPWAAAELFVGHTTATAFG, from the coding sequence GTGAACGCCCTGCTGCACTGGGTCAGTGAGCTGCCCGCCCCGCTGGTCTACCTGGTCGCCGCGGTGATCGTGGTGAGCGAAACCGCTTTGCTCCCCGGTATCGTGTTCCCGACTTTGTCCACTTTGCTTCTTCTGGGGTTTCTCGCGCAGCGCGGAGTGGTGAACCTGTGGCTGGCGATGGCCGACGTGGCGGCGGCGGCCGTGCTCGGGGATCAGCTCGCCTATCTGGAGGGCAGGCGCTGGGGGCCGCGGTTGCGGGAGACGGGCGTCGGCCGCCGGTTCGGCGAGGCGAGATGGGAACGGCTCGAAACGGCTGTCGCCCGCTACGGCCTCCCGGCGGTGATGGCGGGCCGATGCGTCGCAGGCGTGCGCACGATCATGCCGAGGGTCGCGGGTTCGGCAGCCATGCCGCACCGAAGATTCACCCTGGGCAGCGCGATGGCCGTGGTGCCGTGGGCTGCCGCGGAACTGTTCGTCGGCCACACCACCGCCACCGCGTTCGGCTGA
- a CDS encoding lipase family protein, whose amino-acid sequence MKHFRAGPLLVALGLALAACGTNTPPDPGEAAKAEETANALPRDAFYDTPPDTAAAGTPLRAEPFTRWQLPAGASGTRLVYDSRSAQGKPVAASAAVLTPAGPPPPGGWPVVAWAHGTSGVAARCAPSLMKDLYYPDVIPEWLNRGYAVVAADYSGLGAGNGHEYLTLTANAADVRYAVAAARRAVPGLGERWVAVGHSQGGQTAWGVARQEAAAPTGGFLGAVALAPVTPYDQLQSTVADHKGQGQYLAYVASSIALQYPGFRPADMLTEAGMRDYDRYLHDGCWSYGRAIGGDGTPRRLLRPGWPERAAVKEFLARNRYTSEPLAGPLFVAAGTADEDVAAPTVEAVAAEQCGRHTPVSYHRYPGDHSGIVSESMADQARWVHDRFAGAPAPSTCGTP is encoded by the coding sequence ATGAAGCACTTCCGGGCAGGACCCTTGCTGGTCGCGCTGGGACTCGCGCTGGCGGCGTGCGGCACGAACACGCCCCCGGACCCTGGCGAGGCGGCCAAGGCCGAGGAAACCGCGAACGCCCTGCCCCGCGACGCCTTCTACGACACGCCGCCCGACACCGCGGCCGCGGGCACCCCGCTCCGTGCCGAACCCTTCACCCGATGGCAGCTTCCCGCAGGCGCGTCCGGCACCCGCCTGGTCTACGATTCCCGCTCCGCGCAAGGAAAACCCGTGGCCGCCTCCGCCGCCGTGCTCACGCCGGCCGGGCCGCCGCCGCCGGGTGGCTGGCCCGTCGTCGCGTGGGCGCACGGCACCAGCGGCGTGGCCGCGCGGTGCGCGCCGTCGCTGATGAAGGACCTGTACTACCCCGACGTCATCCCGGAATGGCTCAACCGGGGTTATGCCGTGGTGGCCGCGGACTACTCCGGGCTCGGTGCCGGGAACGGCCACGAGTACCTGACCCTCACCGCGAACGCGGCCGACGTCCGGTACGCGGTCGCCGCGGCACGCCGGGCCGTTCCCGGGCTCGGCGAGCGCTGGGTCGCGGTCGGGCACTCCCAGGGCGGGCAAACCGCGTGGGGCGTGGCGCGCCAGGAGGCCGCCGCGCCGACCGGCGGCTTCCTCGGCGCGGTGGCGCTGGCGCCGGTGACCCCGTACGACCAGCTTCAGTCCACAGTGGCCGACCACAAAGGACAGGGCCAGTACCTCGCCTACGTGGCGAGCTCGATCGCCTTGCAGTACCCGGGTTTCCGCCCAGCCGACATGCTCACCGAGGCCGGGATGCGGGACTACGACCGGTACCTGCACGACGGGTGCTGGAGCTACGGGCGCGCCATCGGCGGCGACGGCACCCCGCGGCGGCTGCTGCGGCCCGGCTGGCCGGAGCGGGCCGCGGTGAAGGAGTTCCTCGCGCGCAACCGCTACACGTCCGAGCCGCTGGCGGGACCGCTCTTCGTCGCCGCGGGGACCGCGGACGAAGACGTCGCCGCGCCGACCGTCGAAGCGGTGGCCGCCGAGCAGTGCGGACGGCACACCCCGGTGTCCTACCACCGGTACCCCGGTGACCACAGCGGGATCGTCTCCGAGTCCATGGCCGATCAGGCCCGGTGGGTTCACGACCGGTTCGCCGGCGCGCCCGCGCCCAGCACCTGCGGCACGCCGTGA
- the folE gene encoding GTP cyclohydrolase I FolE, translating into MSVENLEEAAAPVRHLGVVHDRGAVDLPAARRAVADLLVALGKDPSSEHLADTPRRVANSYAELLTPREFQLTTFPNDEAYDELVVAKSIPVQSLCEHHLLPFHGVAHVGYLPGERILGLSKLARVVELFARDLQVQERLTKQVADWLQEHLAPRGVGVVIEAEHMCMSLRGVQAAGARTVTSALHGLLREDRGTRQEFFAVSGISAS; encoded by the coding sequence ATGAGTGTCGAGAACCTGGAAGAAGCCGCCGCACCGGTACGGCACCTCGGCGTGGTCCACGACCGGGGCGCGGTCGACCTGCCCGCCGCGCGGCGAGCCGTGGCCGATCTCCTGGTCGCACTCGGCAAGGACCCGTCGTCCGAGCACCTCGCCGACACCCCGCGCCGGGTCGCGAACTCCTACGCGGAACTGCTCACCCCGCGCGAGTTCCAGCTGACCACCTTCCCCAACGACGAGGCCTACGACGAACTGGTGGTGGCGAAGAGCATCCCCGTCCAGTCGCTGTGCGAGCACCACCTGCTGCCGTTCCACGGTGTCGCGCACGTCGGCTACCTGCCCGGCGAACGCATCCTGGGACTGTCGAAGCTCGCCAGGGTCGTCGAACTGTTCGCGCGCGACCTCCAGGTCCAGGAACGCCTGACCAAGCAGGTCGCCGACTGGCTGCAAGAACACCTCGCACCCCGGGGCGTCGGCGTCGTGATCGAAGCCGAGCACATGTGCATGTCGCTGCGCGGCGTGCAGGCCGCCGGTGCGCGCACGGTCACCTCCGCCCTGCACGGCCTGCTGCGCGAAGACCGCGGCACCCGGCAGGAGTTCTTCGCCGTCAGCGGAATCAGCGCCTCCTGA